One Candidatus Dependentiae bacterium DNA segment encodes these proteins:
- a CDS encoding Lpg1974 family pore-forming outer membrane protein, translated as MRQPYIIPILLLIGITPFIAKAESTAAYNNACCDQSLYSYCPQFEFQFRTLIFQPTASNLHYAAQAIPVPLPSPNWSIYDINPDYHFGFDLQASTFIQKKNTRLRVNWLRFNHSDSACHNVPSDQDMVGPFFEIGPDAALYKNAKGSVNFHFNNVNVNYGQFIHICDNLYANLFAGVSFVRLQQALFSEFANNESTVVRTICVPTQFTGAGPQLGIDLYYNICNNLYFTSKTAASLLTGKLKNHTIYQALSPALEGLDITPPNTQSTCTENKTQLVPGFDLQLGLSYFLTICEAYTLQFEAGYQALLYINPIQSIDMGSEVVTPPVIPDTVGVFARTFRGTLSNFGLAGPYVSIGLAF; from the coding sequence ATGAGACAACCATATATTATACCTATCTTACTTTTGATAGGAATAACACCTTTTATTGCAAAAGCAGAATCGACTGCAGCATACAACAATGCATGTTGCGATCAATCTCTCTATTCTTATTGCCCACAATTTGAATTTCAGTTTAGAACTTTAATTTTTCAACCAACTGCAAGTAACCTACATTATGCCGCACAAGCCATACCAGTTCCTCTTCCTTCACCAAACTGGTCAATCTATGATATCAACCCTGACTATCATTTTGGTTTTGATTTGCAAGCAAGTACTTTTATTCAAAAGAAAAATACACGGTTAAGAGTAAACTGGTTACGTTTTAATCATTCAGATTCTGCATGCCACAATGTACCTTCTGATCAAGATATGGTCGGGCCATTTTTTGAAATCGGACCGGATGCTGCTCTTTATAAAAATGCAAAAGGATCGGTTAATTTCCATTTTAATAATGTGAATGTCAATTACGGTCAATTCATACATATTTGCGATAATCTCTATGCAAATTTGTTTGCCGGTGTAAGCTTTGTCCGCCTTCAACAAGCATTATTTTCTGAGTTTGCAAATAATGAAAGCACTGTCGTGCGCACTATATGTGTACCAACCCAATTCACCGGTGCCGGACCTCAACTTGGTATCGATCTTTATTACAACATTTGTAATAATCTTTATTTCACGAGTAAAACAGCAGCATCTTTGTTAACCGGAAAATTAAAAAATCATACCATATATCAAGCACTTTCGCCGGCTCTTGAAGGGTTAGATATTACACCACCAAATACACAATCAACCTGCACAGAAAATAAAACTCAACTTGTACCCGGATTTGACTTGCAACTTGGGTTATCCTACTTTTTGACAATATGCGAAGCATATACGCTTCAATTTGAAGCCGGCTATCAAGCGCTCCTTTATATAAATCCAATTCAATCAATAGATATGGGCAGTGAAGTTGTTACACCACCGGTTATACCCGATACAGTTGGTGTTTTTGCGCGCACATTTAGAGGTACATTAAGCAATTTTGGCCTAGCCGGCCCTTATGTATCAATAGGTCTTGCATTTTAA
- a CDS encoding alpha/beta fold hydrolase gives MRCIITYVLFLMLIPYVSAQEFSVMPTSVDSYGTIDQTIEQMIDDAILEKVTIHAQKKHGSVDTIKRKGILIRRKKAKANILICHGFMCNKFDVGFLRSLFGPEYNFLAFDFRAHGEQTEGQVCTFGRDESLDVLASAQFMKHHPEVGHLPLFVYGFSMGAASAIEAQSKHPYLFKGMILDCPFDSIENVLKRSINTLTFSVCGYQFYVPGRRLLHKYAFHPYVQAILKPMLKAAANMDPKQIDTQICQVKPQESIKKITIPCFIICCKKDEKVSIPAIKAVFNGAQGYKKLWLTNGRNHCDSFFYNPECYSKRLNTFMHAVLQNTLRSKKQRKVIEDVVDLDCGGQIV, from the coding sequence ATGAGATGCATCATTACATATGTACTATTTTTGATGTTGATACCATATGTATCAGCTCAAGAATTCTCGGTAATGCCGACATCAGTTGATAGTTATGGCACTATAGATCAAACCATTGAGCAAATGATTGATGATGCCATTCTTGAAAAAGTTACTATTCATGCACAAAAAAAACATGGTTCAGTTGATACAATAAAAAGAAAAGGTATATTGATTCGTCGTAAAAAAGCGAAAGCTAATATTTTGATTTGTCATGGATTTATGTGTAATAAGTTCGATGTTGGCTTTTTGCGATCATTATTCGGTCCGGAATATAATTTTTTGGCATTTGATTTTCGTGCGCATGGTGAGCAAACTGAAGGACAGGTGTGTACTTTTGGGCGAGATGAGTCATTAGATGTGTTGGCGAGTGCACAATTTATGAAGCATCATCCGGAAGTTGGTCATTTACCGTTATTTGTTTACGGTTTTTCTATGGGAGCTGCATCGGCAATAGAAGCGCAATCAAAACATCCATATCTGTTTAAGGGGATGATATTAGATTGTCCTTTTGATTCAATTGAAAATGTACTTAAGCGAAGCATAAATACGCTTACTTTTTCAGTGTGTGGCTATCAATTCTATGTGCCCGGAAGAAGATTGCTACATAAATATGCATTTCATCCTTATGTTCAAGCAATTTTAAAACCTATGTTGAAAGCTGCTGCAAATATGGATCCAAAACAGATTGATACGCAGATCTGTCAAGTTAAGCCACAAGAATCGATAAAAAAAATTACCATTCCTTGTTTTATTATTTGTTGTAAAAAAGATGAAAAAGTAAGTATTCCTGCAATAAAAGCGGTTTTCAATGGAGCACAAGGATATAAAAAGCTATGGTTAACTAATGGGCGCAATCATTGTGATTCATTTTTTTACAATCCTGAATGCTATAGCAAACGACTTAATACATTTATGCATGCCGTATTACAAAATACTTTACGCAGTAAGAAGCAACGTAAAGTAATTGAGGATGTGGTTGATCTTGATTGTGGAGGGCAAATCGTATGA
- a CDS encoding FAD-dependent oxidoreductase — translation MKKNVIGFSFAGALLMLLSSCMNSNTDTKLDLKFFDIKKLDNLENVAPIVVLGSGPAGLCAALYGGRAGFDTVILEGTTPGGLLTQTTLVENWPGSVEIQGPKVIQDLKEQSAKWGAQFALDTVEKVDFTQWPFKLFTADGHEINALSVVLATGATPRYLDVPGEQEFWGRGVTTCAVCDAPFYKDEDVIVIGGGDSAAEEAMQLAPYAKNITILVRKDHMRASAAMQNRLKEYPQISIRYNVQVKEILGDDVQVTGVTLFNNKEDTTEHLPINGVFLAIGHIPNTTFLKDAITLTDHGHIHLADRTQETSVKGVFAAGDVADDRYRQAGVSAGHGISAGLDATFFLGQIGFNDIVQKKLKQEKKLYKPIAETGYEVLELNNIDEFDAIIEGEKPVIVDFYAEWCPTCMQMLPAFAAVAEDMQDDVAFIKVDADQAEEIMKLYHVEKVPTLLAFKDGQNIARYAKTMTKKELYDFAKSLLV, via the coding sequence ATGAAAAAAAATGTGATAGGATTTAGTTTTGCCGGCGCTTTGTTGATGCTGCTTTCATCTTGTATGAATAGTAATACAGATACGAAATTAGATTTGAAGTTTTTTGATATTAAGAAGTTAGATAATCTTGAAAATGTAGCGCCGATCGTCGTTTTAGGTTCGGGCCCTGCAGGATTGTGTGCTGCACTTTATGGTGGTCGAGCAGGGTTTGACACAGTTATTTTGGAAGGAACGACGCCCGGTGGTTTGTTAACACAAACAACTTTGGTTGAAAATTGGCCGGGAAGTGTCGAGATTCAAGGGCCAAAAGTTATACAAGACCTCAAAGAGCAATCGGCAAAATGGGGTGCGCAGTTTGCATTAGATACTGTTGAAAAAGTTGATTTTACTCAATGGCCATTTAAACTTTTTACTGCTGATGGACATGAAATAAATGCATTGTCTGTTGTTTTAGCTACCGGTGCGACACCTCGTTACCTGGATGTGCCGGGAGAACAGGAGTTTTGGGGCAGGGGTGTGACCACTTGTGCTGTATGTGATGCACCATTTTATAAAGATGAAGACGTTATTGTCATTGGAGGGGGTGATTCTGCTGCTGAAGAGGCGATGCAATTAGCTCCATATGCAAAAAATATTACCATTTTGGTTAGAAAAGATCACATGCGAGCTTCAGCGGCAATGCAAAATCGTCTTAAAGAATATCCACAGATCTCAATACGCTATAATGTACAAGTAAAAGAGATTTTAGGTGATGATGTTCAAGTTACCGGAGTTACTTTATTTAATAATAAAGAGGATACAACTGAGCATTTACCAATTAATGGTGTATTTTTGGCCATTGGACATATTCCAAATACAACATTCCTGAAAGATGCTATTACATTAACTGATCATGGCCATATTCATTTAGCTGATCGGACACAAGAAACTTCAGTAAAAGGTGTTTTTGCTGCAGGTGATGTTGCGGATGATCGTTATCGCCAAGCAGGTGTTTCTGCCGGACATGGCATTTCAGCAGGTTTGGACGCAACCTTCTTTTTGGGACAAATCGGTTTCAATGATATAGTGCAAAAAAAACTTAAACAAGAAAAAAAATTATACAAGCCGATAGCTGAAACTGGATATGAAGTTTTAGAATTAAATAATATTGATGAGTTTGATGCCATTATTGAGGGTGAAAAACCGGTAATTGTTGATTTTTATGCTGAATGGTGTCCGACATGTATGCAAATGTTGCCGGCCTTTGCTGCAGTTGCTGAGGATATGCAGGATGACGTTGCATTTATCAAAGTTGATGCAGATCAAGCAGAAGAGATCATGAAGTTGTATCATGTTGAAAAAGTACCGACATTACTTGCATTTAAAGATGGGCAAAATATTGCACGTTATGCGAAAACTATGACAAAAAAAGAACTGTATGATTTTGCAAAAAGCCTACTTGTATAG
- a CDS encoding FtsX-like permease family protein gives MVGISFIGILIGSFSLMLTLAIMNGFEVATYERLQSIHAQLIVRAFGNRINMESLETVLKSEFPEIQAFSPNVTQQVIIQNPDTDDPSTVVALKGFDPYKQRLVNNLEQKISPIHEEPTTLPDIMHGNHLLIGEKLATSLGIDVGDTITLLFAPDEPKRKKIQLSQQKAIVGGFFKTGIEEFDAHLMFGTLDFVHELFPDAGVTHVQLKLQPHVNEEQLTHKLRKRLQIELYSWKDMYPALVSALKLEKYVMFIILALITLIASMNIISLIFMQINQKRADIAILTAMGMPASQIRSIFIFMGCFIAGSASIIGIFFSLLVCWFLQTYPLITLPDAYFVTHVPAIWHWYMPFMIFALVMFLSLLAIWIPLRRTEHISITNILRYDA, from the coding sequence ATGGTTGGCATATCTTTTATTGGCATTTTAATCGGTTCTTTTTCACTTATGCTTACTTTAGCAATCATGAACGGTTTTGAAGTCGCAACCTACGAACGGTTACAAAGTATACATGCTCAATTAATTGTACGTGCATTTGGTAATCGCATAAATATGGAATCACTTGAAACGGTACTTAAAAGTGAATTTCCAGAAATACAAGCATTTTCACCAAATGTCACTCAACAAGTTATTATACAAAATCCTGATACTGACGATCCAAGCACCGTAGTTGCACTCAAAGGTTTCGACCCTTATAAACAACGATTAGTAAACAACTTAGAACAAAAAATCTCTCCTATACATGAAGAACCAACAACACTACCGGACATAATGCACGGAAACCATTTACTTATTGGTGAAAAATTAGCAACATCACTTGGTATTGATGTTGGCGATACTATCACGCTTCTTTTTGCACCGGATGAACCAAAAAGAAAAAAAATTCAGCTCTCACAACAAAAAGCTATTGTCGGAGGTTTTTTTAAAACCGGCATTGAAGAATTTGATGCCCACCTCATGTTTGGCACACTCGATTTTGTCCATGAACTTTTTCCTGATGCCGGCGTTACACATGTTCAACTCAAACTGCAACCACACGTGAATGAAGAACAATTAACACACAAACTGCGCAAACGATTACAAATTGAACTGTACTCATGGAAAGATATGTATCCGGCATTAGTTTCGGCATTAAAACTAGAGAAGTATGTAATGTTTATTATTTTGGCACTTATTACACTCATTGCAAGCATGAATATCATTTCTTTAATATTTATGCAAATCAATCAAAAGCGAGCTGACATTGCAATTTTAACGGCAATGGGTATGCCCGCATCACAAATTCGATCTATATTTATTTTTATGGGATGCTTTATAGCCGGATCTGCTTCTATAATTGGCATATTTTTTTCATTACTTGTTTGTTGGTTTTTGCAAACCTATCCCCTCATTACTCTGCCTGATGCATACTTTGTAACACATGTCCCTGCTATTTGGCATTGGTATATGCCTTTCATGATTTTTGCATTGGTTATGTTTTTAAGCTTACTTGCCATCTGGATTCCTTTGCGTAGAACTGAACATATCTCAATTACCAATATCTTACGATATGATGCTTAA
- a CDS encoding leucyl aminopeptidase: protein MDQKADAYVLFCHEGFSFSKELQSIAQDYFPSLEALIKRRKFTGKAQSSLLVEICKDNEPCNLILLGVGKKEDKRVEHYRRALGVMVRLAEQHEIKTIAMHVPSASSFGVSSEELGQETALIIPMAAYYFDEFFTEKKQKNFDVVLVVDQKNKAVFKKGVDAGSIIAHSVNEARRWIDLPPERLTPIELAGEAKKIAKKHGLKFTEFTEKDIIKKGMGGLAGVGQGSDRDAHLVILEYKAKKKNAPTLGFVGKGITFDSGGLSLKPPQYMETMKEDMSGAAAVLAAMDALAQLNPSVNIVAVLPLSENLPSGKATKPGDVLKFYNGKTAEVLNTDAEGRLILGDALAYAEKHYDLDALVDVATLTGSCAYALGPFFTGLLSQDADLTKKVQKAADRTGDRVWPLPFDDDYAKAVESKVADICNIGNPKYKAGAVMAAFFLRHFVEKTPWVHLDIAGTAFDVPDIPYYRTGATGSAVRLLIDLARNW, encoded by the coding sequence ATGGATCAAAAGGCAGATGCATATGTACTGTTTTGCCATGAGGGATTTTCTTTTTCTAAAGAGTTACAATCTATTGCACAAGATTACTTTCCAAGTTTGGAAGCGTTAATTAAAAGAAGAAAATTTACCGGTAAAGCTCAAAGCAGTCTGCTTGTAGAAATATGCAAAGATAATGAACCATGTAATTTAATTTTATTAGGTGTGGGCAAAAAGGAGGATAAAAGGGTTGAGCATTATCGACGTGCATTAGGCGTAATGGTTCGTTTGGCAGAACAACATGAAATCAAGACTATTGCAATGCATGTACCATCAGCATCATCATTTGGGGTTTCGTCAGAAGAGTTAGGTCAAGAGACAGCATTAATTATACCTATGGCAGCCTATTATTTTGATGAATTTTTTACTGAAAAAAAACAAAAAAATTTTGATGTTGTTTTAGTTGTAGATCAAAAAAATAAGGCTGTATTTAAAAAAGGAGTGGACGCAGGATCTATTATTGCACATTCGGTTAATGAAGCGCGTCGCTGGATTGATCTGCCGCCTGAACGTTTAACACCGATTGAACTTGCGGGCGAAGCAAAAAAAATTGCAAAAAAACATGGTTTGAAATTCACTGAATTTACAGAAAAAGATATCATCAAAAAAGGTATGGGCGGTTTGGCCGGTGTTGGTCAAGGATCAGATCGTGATGCGCATTTAGTTATTTTGGAATATAAAGCTAAGAAAAAAAATGCGCCGACATTAGGGTTTGTGGGTAAAGGGATTACTTTTGATTCCGGCGGTCTGAGTCTGAAACCACCACAATATATGGAAACAATGAAAGAGGATATGTCAGGTGCAGCTGCGGTTCTTGCGGCAATGGATGCTTTAGCGCAACTAAACCCTTCGGTAAATATTGTTGCAGTATTGCCATTGTCTGAAAATCTTCCAAGTGGTAAAGCAACAAAGCCCGGTGATGTACTAAAGTTTTATAATGGAAAAACTGCAGAGGTTCTCAATACTGATGCTGAAGGCCGTTTAATTCTTGGTGATGCATTGGCGTATGCAGAAAAACATTATGATTTAGATGCTCTTGTTGATGTTGCAACATTGACCGGTTCATGTGCTTATGCTTTGGGACCATTTTTTACCGGCTTGTTATCTCAAGATGCGGATTTGACCAAAAAAGTACAAAAAGCTGCTGATAGAACCGGTGATCGTGTATGGCCGCTTCCTTTTGATGATGATTATGCAAAAGCTGTGGAATCTAAAGTTGCTGATATTTGTAATATTGGTAATCCAAAATATAAAGCCGGCGCGGTTATGGCAGCATTTTTCTTGAGACATTTTGTAGAAAAAACACCATGGGTTCATTTGGATATTGCTGGTACTGCATTTGATGTGCCTGATATTCCTTATTATAGAACCGGGGCAACCGGATCGGCAGTAAGACTATTGATTGATTTAGCTCGTAATTGGTAA
- a CDS encoding AAA family ATPase translates to MKFSHRITVCLFSFMLLCSSSTMRTFDEESLSQMLQELQANTPEKLSDELQKKVYDFINRIICAHTDLASLVQEDAIKTQDKDTKTALLQEIIETQKVISQLSKDFINSPTKPQLHKLLPILETIIQHLNNALKTDITKFKAIKLEEELKHFRVDPELIKRSKPVVKDEIQEEINEQDLIDRFQELETTFKDIQKKSENAGLYWYNHLYRNTFDRFVVAPCDKYNLHWKALYTSAALAGGSYLWYKLNTSTNGLPGKLKGNDEDPVYSYTPDSYALKDIAGRIHDTINYHVRNVLGWKPLPEYVSREIQQKIGNEKGIEHFQDAFAISTQEQVQEAIAKGIQKINSVPKQRPVNFFGTLENETYSAISGHWYLGATLLWQPFRDALIEKVTNLKDSANNKLLKFHNWLKGGAYYQRYKYKKNSFRIEPRFTFDDLIGLDHAKQVLGDIVKYIHDPESYDRAGLTPAMGYLMFGPTRTGKSMIAEALAGEIQKIKGTSDDFPFFVIEARYIAAEGNFQMIMNIIKNYSPCIIFIDEIDMLPLHRDKNNGKNTVLQEFLSTISGCMNGNNPDKQVIIIAATNRPDKLDPSLRSRLSVHIPFEYPSFIHRAEHLIREIEGKGLPVEQFDIRALAEQTEGCSFQQLHQVINNAQFITREQGRPITQADIEKSLNTEARNIIYHDYVDLSDEDQNTLAIHMAGHALAYTLIESKAAQLSQVTIRPVKTKIEDDSIWAECFKDKEMPNIQYGQIFTHYSGDSLKFTSKNELKRLCMIELAGRVAEDIVLGTSQTTKDTCSCHDATKAFYWARKYHLNGLDEKLLEHSKSMQDKLIDQAYAFMQECEDEMRILLEERKDLIQLVADSLKGLQVLSAENMQELVQLHKMMDGKPIDEFFKELLEQQSKESEDVDKKDISEDENSSAADQ, encoded by the coding sequence ATGAAATTCTCTCATAGAATAACGGTATGTTTATTTTCATTCATGCTCCTATGTTCATCCTCAACAATGCGCACCTTTGATGAAGAATCATTATCGCAAATGCTGCAAGAACTGCAAGCAAATACCCCTGAAAAATTATCTGATGAACTTCAAAAAAAAGTATATGACTTCATCAATAGAATCATCTGCGCACATACCGATTTAGCTAGTCTTGTTCAAGAAGATGCCATCAAAACACAAGATAAAGATACCAAAACGGCATTATTGCAAGAAATCATCGAAACTCAAAAAGTCATTTCACAACTTTCAAAAGATTTCATCAATAGCCCTACAAAACCTCAATTGCATAAGCTATTACCTATTTTAGAGACCATCATCCAACATTTGAACAATGCGTTAAAAACTGACATTACTAAGTTCAAAGCTATAAAACTTGAAGAAGAACTCAAACATTTTAGAGTTGATCCGGAACTCATCAAACGCTCAAAGCCGGTAGTAAAAGATGAAATACAGGAAGAAATCAATGAACAAGACTTAATTGACCGATTCCAAGAACTTGAAACAACATTCAAAGATATTCAAAAAAAATCAGAAAATGCCGGACTTTATTGGTATAACCACTTGTATCGTAACACTTTCGATCGCTTTGTTGTCGCTCCATGTGATAAGTATAATCTCCATTGGAAAGCGTTATATACTTCTGCAGCTTTAGCCGGTGGGTCATATCTGTGGTACAAACTAAACACAAGCACAAATGGATTACCTGGAAAATTAAAAGGTAACGATGAAGATCCTGTGTATAGTTACACACCAGACAGCTATGCATTAAAAGATATAGCCGGACGCATACACGATACCATTAACTATCATGTTCGAAATGTCTTAGGCTGGAAGCCGTTACCTGAATACGTCTCTCGTGAGATACAACAAAAAATTGGTAATGAAAAAGGAATCGAACATTTTCAAGATGCATTCGCTATCAGTACTCAAGAACAGGTTCAAGAAGCAATAGCAAAAGGAATCCAAAAAATAAACAGCGTTCCAAAGCAAAGACCTGTAAACTTTTTTGGAACATTAGAAAATGAAACTTATAGTGCAATTAGTGGACATTGGTATCTTGGAGCAACTCTTTTATGGCAACCATTCAGAGATGCACTTATTGAAAAAGTTACGAATCTAAAAGATTCTGCCAACAATAAATTGCTCAAATTTCACAACTGGTTGAAAGGTGGCGCATATTACCAACGCTATAAATATAAGAAAAATTCTTTCCGCATTGAACCACGATTTACTTTTGATGATCTTATTGGCCTCGATCACGCAAAACAGGTTCTTGGTGATATTGTCAAATATATTCATGATCCTGAAAGTTATGATCGTGCCGGATTGACTCCTGCTATGGGATACCTCATGTTTGGACCAACACGAACCGGTAAATCCATGATTGCTGAAGCTTTAGCCGGTGAAATACAGAAAATTAAAGGCACATCAGATGATTTCCCATTCTTTGTAATCGAAGCTCGTTACATTGCAGCGGAAGGAAACTTCCAAATGATTATGAACATCATCAAAAATTATTCTCCATGTATTATCTTTATTGATGAGATCGATATGCTTCCTTTGCATAGGGATAAAAACAATGGAAAAAATACTGTATTGCAAGAGTTCTTATCAACTATTAGCGGTTGCATGAATGGCAATAATCCTGACAAACAGGTTATTATTATTGCTGCAACAAACAGACCCGATAAACTTGATCCATCGCTACGTTCACGTTTGTCAGTACATATTCCGTTTGAATATCCTTCATTTATTCATCGCGCAGAACATTTGATTCGTGAAATCGAAGGTAAAGGTCTACCCGTTGAGCAGTTTGATATTCGTGCATTAGCAGAACAAACTGAAGGATGCTCATTCCAACAGTTACATCAAGTTATAAACAACGCACAGTTTATTACTCGTGAGCAAGGGCGTCCGATTACACAAGCTGATATCGAAAAAAGCTTGAATACTGAAGCTCGCAACATTATTTATCATGATTATGTTGATCTATCAGATGAAGACCAAAATACTTTAGCCATACACATGGCTGGTCACGCACTTGCCTATACGTTGATTGAAAGTAAAGCGGCACAATTGTCTCAAGTCACCATTCGTCCGGTTAAAACAAAAATTGAAGATGATTCAATCTGGGCAGAATGCTTTAAAGATAAAGAGATGCCGAATATTCAATATGGACAAATCTTCACTCATTACTCCGGCGACTCATTGAAATTCACCAGCAAAAATGAATTGAAACGCTTATGTATGATTGAACTTGCAGGACGTGTTGCAGAAGATATAGTTCTTGGCACCAGCCAAACTACAAAAGATACTTGTAGTTGTCATGATGCAACAAAAGCATTCTATTGGGCACGCAAATACCATTTGAATGGTCTTGATGAAAAGCTACTAGAGCATTCAAAATCAATGCAAGATAAATTGATTGATCAAGCATATGCATTCATGCAAGAATGTGAAGATGAAATGCGTATATTACTGGAAGAACGCAAAGATCTTATTCAATTGGTTGCAGACAGCTTAAAAGGTTTGCAAGTGTTGTCGGCTGAAAACATGCAAGAACTTGTTCAATTGCATAAAATGATGGACGGTAAACCGATTGATGAATTCTTCAAAGAATTATTAGAGCAACAATCAAAAGAATCTGAAGATGTCGATAAAAAAGATATCTCTGAGGATGAAAATAGCTCAGCTGCTGATCAATAA
- a CDS encoding RpiB/LacA/LacB family sugar-phosphate isomerase: MKIAIGSDHRGFEQKNIILAYFAESADHQLIDVGTESDERTDYPPFAQKVVHLMQKGEVQAGILLCGSGIGMAIAANRYPSIFAGVVWNRTIARLAREHDNVNVLVLPSDFIANDEVIPIVNAWLQASFFGGQYEMRLKMIDE, encoded by the coding sequence ATGAAAATTGCTATCGGTTCAGATCATAGAGGGTTTGAACAAAAAAATATTATTTTGGCATATTTTGCTGAAAGTGCAGATCATCAGTTAATAGATGTAGGCACTGAATCTGATGAACGTACCGATTATCCTCCATTTGCACAGAAAGTGGTTCATCTTATGCAAAAAGGTGAAGTTCAGGCCGGTATTTTATTATGTGGGAGTGGTATCGGAATGGCAATTGCTGCCAATAGATATCCATCTATATTTGCAGGTGTAGTATGGAATCGCACTATTGCTCGTTTGGCACGGGAGCATGACAATGTTAATGTGCTGGTATTGCCATCCGATTTTATTGCAAACGATGAGGTGATTCCGATTGTTAATGCATGGTTGCAGGCATCATTTTTTGGAGGGCAATATGAAATGCGATTGAAAATGATAGATGAATGA